One stretch of Anas acuta chromosome W, bAnaAcu1.1, whole genome shotgun sequence DNA includes these proteins:
- the LOC137846828 gene encoding olfactory receptor 14C36-like, with protein MPNRSTITEFLLLAFTDTCELQLLHFALFLGIYLAALLGNGLILSAVACHHRLHTPMYFFLLNLALLDLGCISTTLPKAMANALRDTRAISYQGCATQVFFFLFFIAAEYSILTIMAYDRYVAICKPLHYGSLLGSRACAQMAAAAWGSGFLNAVLHTTTTFSLPLCQGNAVDQFFCEIPHILKLSCSDSDYLKEVRLLVVSACFALVCFVFIVVSYVQIFRAVLRMPSEQGQHKAFSTCLPHLAVVSLFVSTAILAYLKPPSISSPSLDLMVSVLYSVVPPAVNPLIYSMRNQELKATLKKLILVVILT; from the coding sequence ATGCCCAACAGAAGCACCAtcactgagttcctcctgctggcattcacaGACACgtgcgagctgcagctcctgcacttcgcgctcttcctgggcatctacctggctgccctcctgggcaacggcctcatcctcagcgccgtagcctgccaccaccgcctccatacccccatgtacttcttcctcctcaacctcgccctcctcgacctgggctgcatctccaccactctgcccaaagccatggccaatgccctccgggacaccagggccatctcctatcaaggatgtgctacacaggtctttttctttctcttctttatagCAGCAGAATATTCTATTCTCACtatcatggcctatgaccgctacgttgccatctgcaagcccctgcactacgggagcctcctgggcagcagagcttgtgcccagatggcagcagctgcctggggcagtggctttctcaatgctgtcctgcacacgaCCACTACTTTTTCCCtacccctctgccaaggcaatgctgtggaccagttcttctgtgagatcccccacatcctcaagctctcctgctcagattcAGACTACCTAAAGGAAGTTAGACTTCTGGTGGTTAGTGCATGTTTTgcattagtttgttttgttttcattgtggtgtcctatgtgcagatcttcagggcagtgctgaggatgccctctgagcagggccagcacaaagccttttccacgtgcctccctcacctggctgtggtctccctctttgtcagcactgccatacttgcctacctgaagcccccctccatctcctccccatccttgGACCTGATGGTGtcagttctgtactcagtggtgcctccagcagtgaacccgCTCATCTatagcatgaggaaccaggagctgaaaGCCACACTGAAGAAACTGATTCTAGTGGTAATACTTACTTAG